From a single Capsicum annuum cultivar UCD-10X-F1 chromosome 12, UCD10Xv1.1, whole genome shotgun sequence genomic region:
- the LOC107851850 gene encoding glucan endo-1,3-beta-glucosidase 4 — protein MSFGLIKILVALIFFSIVPFKSEGQYHDWCIADEQTPDDELVLATKWACENGADCTKIQENQPCYHPNTVTQHASYAFNSYYQNMKLKGATCYFNSAAVLTARDPSHDACKFEVIP, from the exons atgtcatttgggttgataaaAATTCTAGTTGCTCTCATCTTCTTCTCAATTGTTCCCTTCAAATCTG aGGGACAATATCATGATTGGTGCATAGCTGATGAACAAACACCAGATGATGAGTTGGTGTTAGCCACCAAATGGGCATGTGAAAATGGAGCTGATTGCACAAAAATACAAGAgaaccaaccatgttaccacccaAATACTGTGACACAACATGCCTCTTATGCATTCAATAGCTATTACCAAAACATGAAGCTTAAAGGAGCTACTTGTTACTTCAATTCTGCTGCTGTTTTAACTGCACGTGATCCAA GCCATGATGCATGCAAGTTTGAGGTTATACCTTGA
- the LOC107851590 gene encoding pentatricopeptide repeat-containing protein At3g51320, producing the protein MASRISIKALEFLDSCRSLTDLYQIQAHLVITGLLQVQNPSFSCRFLKLCSQHCDIQYTSLVFRCIHFPDTFSVNTVIKAYACSNVPDNAVVFYYERLKDGFLPNSFTFSPLMSACAKRGRVYLGQKCHGQVVKNGVGGVLEVQNALVHFYSSCGLIGLARKVFEGMDERDVVSWNSIVNGYVNVGELVVARQLFDAMPCRNLVGWNVMMTGYLNSNNPGKCLKLFREMAQRGLNGNNTTIVIAVTACARSARMKEGKSVHGRLIKEFKDLNLIISTTLIHMYSRCGRAEIARLIFDRISIKNIVCWNAMILGYCIHGNPKDGLNLYSNFLSSRLVSTGKNHVDSLVLPDEITFVGVLCACAREGLLTEGRKHFGNMSDAFGIKPSFAHYWCMANLLANVGLMQEATEILKNIPVDSNLPLESSLWSELLGSARFGRDVSLGEQIANKLIDQDPENFWHYLLLVNIYAAAGRWDDVTQTKERMRKRGIERTPGCSLKDLKEIVHDMSAT; encoded by the coding sequence ATGGCATCAAGAATCTCCATTAAAGCTTTGGAATTTCTTGATTCTTGTCGAAGCTTGACGGATCTTTATCAAATACAGGCACATTTGGTTATCACTGGTCTTTTACAAGTACAAAATCCCTCATTTTCTTGTAGATTTTTGAAGCTATGTAGTCAGCATTGTGATATTCAATATACTTCATTGGTATTTAGGTGCATTCATTTTCCTGATACTTTTTCAGTTAATACTGTTATAAAAGCTTATGCTTGTAGTAATGTACCAGATAATGCTGTAGTTTTTTATTATGAAAGGCTTAAAGATGGGTTCTTGCCTAATAGTTTTACGTTTTCGCCGCTCATGAGTGCTTGTGCTAAAAGGGGTCGTGTGTATTTGGGTCAGAAGTGTCATGGACAAGTTGTGAAAAATGGGGTTGGTGGTGTTTTGGAAGTGCAGAATGCGTTGGTGCATTTTTATAGTAGTTGTGGTTTGATTGGTCTTGCTAGGAAGGTATTTGAGGGAATGGACGAAAGAGATGTTGTGTCGTGGAACAGCATTGTGAATGGATATGTAAACGTGGGTGAGTTAGTCGTTGCGCGGCAGTTGTTTGATGCAATGCCGTGTAGGAATTTGGTTGGGTGGAATGTCATGATGACGGGGTATTTGAATTCGAATAATCCTGGGAAGTGCCTAAAGTTGTTCAGAGAAATGGCACAGAGGGGATTGAATGGGAACAATACGACTATAGTCATTGCGGTTACTGCTTGTGCTAGGTCAGCGCGGATGAAGGAAGGAAAATCTGTTCATGGGCGtcttattaaggaatttaaagaCTTGAATTTGATTATTAGTACGACTTTAATCCATATGTATAGTAGATGCGGCAGAGCAGAAATTGCTCGTTTAATTTTTGATCGGATATCGATCAAGAACATAGTCTGCTGGAATGCAATGATTTTGGGGTATTGCATTCATGGAAACCCAAAAGATGGGCTTAATTTGTATTCAAACTTTCTGAGTAGTAGATTAGTAAGTACAGGAAAAAATCATGTTGATAGCCTTGTGCTTCCAGATGAAATCACATTTGTCGGTGTCTTATGCGCGTGTGCCCGTGAAGGACTGTTAACAGAAGGAAGAAAACACTTTGGCAACATGAGTGATGCGTTTGGTATAAAGCCCAGCTTTGCACATTATTGGTGCATGGCTAATCTTTTGGCAAATGTTGGCCTAATGCAAGAAGCTACAGAAATACTGAAGAACATACCAGTAGATAGCAATTTGCCACTGGAATCTTCGTTGTGGTCTGAATTGCTTGGCTCAGCCCGCTTTGGACGGGATGTAAGTTTAGGAGAACAAATTGCAAATAAGTTGATTGATCAAGACCCCGAGAATTTTTGGCATTATTTATTGCTGGTGAACATCTATGCTGCAGCTGGTCGTTGGGATGATGTTACTCAGACAAAGGAGAGGATGAGGAAGAGAGGAATAGAAAGAACACCAGGTTGCAGTTTAAAAGACTTGAAGGAAATTGTTCACGACATGTCAGCGACATAA